The Chondrinema litorale genome includes a window with the following:
- a CDS encoding sugar O-acetyltransferase, which yields MKTERVKMLAGESYFINDAELVEIRYKTRELVDQFNATGPRDTEDKQRIQSEIFGEVGENVHIEKPMRIDYGMNTKLGNNVFINFNFVLLDCCPVTIGDNVFIAPNVSIYTASHPLDLEERKKHIGSAEPITIGNDVWIGGDCVILPGVTIGDGCTIGAGSVITKDIPANTLAMGSPCKVVKEL from the coding sequence ATGAAAACAGAAAGAGTGAAAATGCTAGCCGGTGAATCTTATTTTATAAACGATGCAGAGTTAGTAGAGATAAGATATAAAACCCGAGAATTGGTTGATCAATTTAATGCCACTGGTCCGAGAGATACCGAAGATAAGCAGCGCATTCAAAGTGAGATATTTGGAGAAGTAGGGGAGAATGTACACATCGAAAAGCCGATGAGGATAGATTATGGCATGAATACCAAGCTTGGCAATAATGTTTTTATCAACTTTAATTTTGTGCTATTAGATTGCTGCCCAGTAACTATCGGTGATAATGTTTTTATAGCACCCAATGTATCCATTTATACTGCTAGCCATCCACTAGATTTAGAAGAAAGAAAAAAACATATCGGTTCAGCAGAACCCATTACCATTGGCAACGATGTTTGGATTGGCGGAGATTGTGTCATCCTTCCCGGTGTGACAATAGGAGACGGTTGTACCATTGGTGCAGGAAGCGTAATCACCAAAGATATTCCAGCAAATACTTTAGCGATGGGTTCACCTTGCAAAGTGGTGAAGGAGTTGTAG
- a CDS encoding glycoside hydrolase family 27 protein, producing MKSNSFLLIFLLFLPFACTQKQTQTETEETQDIPAKNVSFKDWAKTPPMGWNSWDCYGPTVKEEEIKANADYMAENLKDYGWEYVVVDIRWFVENTKSHGYNQTDPIYVLDEYGRYLPAENRFPSAANGNGFKALADYVHQKGLKFGIHIMRGVPTQAVEKKLPIKGTDGITADQIYTEENQCKWLRDNYTIVASKPGAQEYYNSIFELYADWGVDFIKIDDLSAPIYHKDEIELIRNAISNCGREIVLSTSPGATPVESADHVSEYANMWRMVNDVWDSWWHIRHLFEVSQDWYSYIKPGTWPDCDMIPLGRLSIRGEVGDDRMTNLTKDEQYTLMSMFTIFRSPLFFGGDLPSNDEFTLSLLTNKEVLKMHSESEDVKQLYFKDDKVAITSNSTTSDMKYLALFNLSDSVSQDVDVQFTDLKVDGKVKITNLWTGEEVGEFESTFSQELPSHASGLYKLEPVE from the coding sequence ATGAAATCAAACAGTTTTTTACTAATCTTTTTATTATTCCTTCCATTTGCTTGTACGCAAAAACAAACTCAGACTGAAACTGAAGAAACACAGGATATTCCTGCAAAAAATGTCAGTTTTAAAGACTGGGCTAAAACTCCTCCAATGGGTTGGAATAGCTGGGATTGCTACGGGCCTACAGTGAAAGAGGAAGAAATAAAAGCCAATGCAGATTACATGGCTGAAAATCTGAAGGATTATGGTTGGGAATATGTTGTGGTTGATATCAGATGGTTTGTAGAAAACACGAAATCTCATGGTTACAATCAAACTGATCCCATCTATGTGTTAGATGAATACGGAAGATATTTACCTGCCGAAAACAGATTCCCTTCAGCAGCAAACGGCAATGGTTTTAAAGCTTTAGCAGATTATGTGCACCAAAAAGGATTAAAATTCGGAATCCATATTATGCGTGGAGTGCCTACTCAAGCAGTAGAGAAGAAGCTTCCAATTAAAGGAACAGATGGCATCACGGCTGACCAAATTTACACAGAAGAAAACCAGTGCAAGTGGTTAAGAGATAATTACACCATAGTTGCTAGCAAGCCCGGCGCACAAGAATATTATAATTCAATTTTTGAGTTATATGCAGATTGGGGTGTAGATTTTATTAAAATAGACGATCTTTCAGCACCTATTTATCATAAAGATGAAATAGAACTAATTCGCAATGCCATTTCTAATTGCGGTCGTGAGATTGTATTGAGTACTTCACCGGGAGCGACACCTGTAGAATCTGCAGACCATGTGAGCGAATATGCCAATATGTGGAGAATGGTTAATGATGTTTGGGATAGCTGGTGGCATATCAGACACTTATTTGAAGTGAGCCAAGATTGGTACAGCTACATCAAACCGGGAACTTGGCCAGACTGCGACATGATTCCACTAGGTAGACTCTCAATTAGAGGTGAAGTAGGAGATGATAGAATGACCAACTTGACAAAAGATGAGCAATATACTTTAATGTCTATGTTCACTATTTTCCGCTCGCCATTATTTTTTGGTGGAGACTTACCTAGCAACGACGAGTTTACTTTATCACTTTTAACCAACAAAGAGGTGTTAAAAATGCATTCTGAAAGTGAAGATGTAAAACAGTTATACTTTAAAGATGATAAAGTAGCGATTACATCAAACAGTACCACATCAGACATGAAATACCTTGCCTTGTTTAATCTATCAGATTCTGTATCACAAGATGTTGATGTACAGTTTACTGACTTGAAAGTGGATGGCAAAGTAAAAATTACCAACTTATGGACTGGAGAAGAAGTAGGAGAGTTTGAGTCTACATTTAGCCAAGAATTGCCTTCTCATGCTTCTGGCTTGTATAAATTAGAACCTGTTGAGTAA
- a CDS encoding winged helix-turn-helix transcriptional regulator: MKENNFEKFGVIEECPIRNVLDRIGNKWSLLVLLTLEEGEVLRFNEIHGYIASISQKMLSVTLKSLEADGLVKRTVYPQIPPKVEYELTSRAQSLLPHLHNLADWANSNMSDIMVSRKQFELSKR, translated from the coding sequence ATGAAAGAAAATAATTTTGAAAAATTTGGAGTGATAGAAGAATGCCCAATAAGGAATGTGTTAGACCGTATAGGAAACAAATGGTCTTTGTTGGTACTCTTGACATTAGAAGAAGGTGAAGTGCTCAGGTTTAATGAGATTCACGGTTATATTGCCAGCATTTCTCAAAAAATGTTGAGTGTTACCTTAAAGTCATTAGAGGCAGATGGTTTGGTAAAAAGAACCGTGTACCCACAAATTCCACCCAAAGTAGAATATGAGCTAACCAGTAGAGCACAATCACTTTTGCCCCACTTACATAACCTAGCAGATTGGGCTAATAGCAATATGTCTGATATTATGGTTTCTAGAAAGCAATTTGAGTTGAGCAAGAGGTGA
- a CDS encoding sulfatase family protein produces the protein MQKIYLSLLLFTLTIQQSICQNQSKPNVLVILADDLGSLDLNCYGSKDLETPNLDKLAKAGVRFTQFYAAAPVCSPSRAALLTGKSNLGAGLPGNVPIPEGDPEGKAGLPTEEVTMAEYFKEAGYSTALVGKWHLGHHKNKVPNAQGFDYFFGHQRGCIDNYSHFFFWAGPNKHDLYRNNEEVLYPGEYFPDLMVDEVSQIITKDENPFFVYWAINVPHYPYQATPKWLDHYKDLPSPRKEYAAFVSTMDERIGEVLDELEKAGKKDNTIIVFQSDHGHSCEERAFGGGGNAGPYRGCKFSMFEGGLRVPAIISYPDKLPANEVRDQLCSEMDWLPTIAELSNIKLADDKIEGKSLMPIIKSKKAATQHEIINWQVGGYDDAKNSWAVREGDWKLLGHPNDPSTKTKFTEKDELYLVNLKDDIGEQKNVAESNPKIVAKLKKYHEDWLSKIKSDRNID, from the coding sequence ATGCAAAAAATATATTTAAGCTTATTACTATTTACTCTCACAATTCAACAATCAATCTGCCAGAATCAATCTAAGCCAAACGTATTGGTAATTTTAGCCGACGACCTCGGAAGTTTAGACTTGAATTGCTATGGCTCTAAAGATTTAGAAACTCCAAACCTCGACAAGCTAGCTAAAGCTGGTGTTCGTTTCACTCAATTCTATGCGGCAGCCCCTGTTTGTTCTCCATCGCGTGCAGCATTATTAACCGGAAAATCTAACTTGGGTGCTGGCTTACCTGGTAATGTTCCGATTCCCGAAGGTGATCCAGAAGGCAAAGCAGGCTTACCAACAGAAGAGGTAACCATGGCAGAATACTTTAAAGAAGCAGGTTATTCGACAGCTTTAGTGGGAAAATGGCACTTGGGGCACCACAAAAATAAAGTACCAAATGCGCAAGGTTTCGACTACTTCTTTGGTCACCAAAGAGGTTGTATCGATAACTATTCTCATTTCTTTTTCTGGGCTGGCCCAAACAAACACGACCTTTACAGAAATAATGAAGAGGTGCTTTATCCGGGAGAATATTTTCCAGATTTAATGGTGGATGAAGTTTCTCAAATAATCACAAAAGATGAAAATCCATTCTTTGTTTATTGGGCGATCAACGTTCCGCACTATCCATATCAAGCCACTCCAAAATGGTTGGATCACTATAAAGATTTACCTTCTCCAAGAAAAGAATATGCTGCCTTTGTTTCTACCATGGATGAGCGTATTGGAGAAGTATTAGATGAATTAGAAAAAGCAGGAAAGAAAGATAACACCATTATCGTATTTCAATCTGACCACGGACATAGCTGCGAAGAGCGTGCTTTTGGTGGTGGTGGAAATGCTGGCCCTTATCGCGGTTGTAAGTTCAGTATGTTTGAAGGAGGTTTGAGAGTGCCTGCTATTATCAGCTATCCAGATAAACTTCCTGCAAATGAAGTGAGAGATCAACTTTGTTCTGAGATGGATTGGCTACCAACCATTGCTGAATTATCAAACATAAAACTTGCAGATGATAAAATAGAAGGCAAGAGTTTGATGCCGATTATTAAATCGAAAAAAGCAGCTACACAACACGAAATAATTAACTGGCAAGTAGGTGGTTACGATGATGCTAAAAATAGTTGGGCAGTAAGAGAAGGTGATTGGAAACTACTTGGGCATCCTAACGATCCTAGTACAAAAACTAAGTTTACAGAAAAAGATGAGCTCTACTTAGTGAACTTAAAAGACGATATTGGAGAGCAAAAGAACGTTGCCGAATCTAATCCAAAGATTGTAGCAAAACTCAAAAAATACCATGAAGACTGGTTAAGCAAAATCAAATCTGATAGAAATATCGATTAA
- a CDS encoding SDR family oxidoreductase — protein sequence MKIGVTGATGQLGNFVVAELKKRVASEDIVALVRTPEKAAELGVEAREFNYDKSATLTESLKGIDHLLLISGSEVGKRKEQHTNVINAAKEAGIQWIVYTSLLHADQSSLSLAEEHLATEAALKESGLTHTILRNGWYTENYTGSIAGALQAGAFVGSAGEGKVSSAARIDFAEAAAIVITDTSYKGKVFELAGDEYYTLSDLAAEISKQTGKDIPYNNLPEKDYAEILKSVGLPEGLAYAIAGWDVGASKDDLYDDSKQLSKILGRKTTPLSESVKAAL from the coding sequence ATGAAAATAGGAGTAACAGGAGCTACAGGTCAGTTAGGAAACTTTGTAGTAGCAGAATTAAAAAAGAGAGTTGCAAGTGAGGATATTGTAGCTTTAGTACGTACCCCAGAAAAAGCTGCTGAATTAGGTGTTGAAGCGCGTGAGTTCAATTACGACAAATCTGCAACCTTAACTGAATCTTTAAAAGGCATCGATCACCTTTTATTAATTTCTGGTAGCGAAGTTGGAAAAAGAAAAGAACAACACACTAACGTGATTAATGCCGCAAAAGAAGCAGGCATTCAATGGATTGTTTATACTAGCTTGTTACATGCAGATCAATCTTCTTTGAGCTTAGCCGAAGAACATTTAGCAACAGAAGCAGCACTAAAAGAGTCTGGTTTAACACATACTATTTTAAGAAATGGATGGTATACTGAAAACTATACCGGATCAATAGCAGGTGCATTACAAGCAGGTGCATTTGTAGGAAGTGCAGGTGAAGGTAAAGTATCTTCAGCAGCGAGAATTGATTTTGCAGAAGCTGCTGCTATTGTAATTACAGATACTAGCTACAAAGGTAAAGTATTCGAACTTGCAGGTGATGAGTACTACACTTTAAGTGACCTTGCTGCTGAAATTTCTAAGCAAACAGGTAAAGACATTCCTTACAATAACTTACCAGAAAAAGACTATGCAGAAATTCTTAAATCTGTAGGTTTACCAGAAGGCTTAGCTTATGCTATCGCTGGTTGGGATGTAGGTGCTTCTAAAGACGATTTGTATGATGATTCAAAACAATTGTCAAAAATATTAGGAAGAAAAACAACACCTCTTTCTGAGTCAGTTAAAGCTGCATTATAA